One genomic region from Neoarius graeffei isolate fNeoGra1 chromosome 4, fNeoGra1.pri, whole genome shotgun sequence encodes:
- the LOC132884666 gene encoding serine protease 27-like, whose amino-acid sequence MLKLGCVVVTLLFFVKGSLSQQDVCGLAPLNNHIVGGENAEEGLWPWQASLQIFGNHFCGGTLINEKWVLTAAHCFSSYQTLGLKVYLGKKTLESSDPHEISVDVLKVVIHPNYNRFTLNNDIALLHLKKAVTFTDYIRPVCLASLESNYPHGTSSWVTGWGKLAYEDSLPSSVLQEAEVPVVDSQQCDAQLGPGLVTENMICAGFQEGGIGPCQGDSGGPLVVKQGSVWVQGGITSWGKGCALPELPAVFTRVSQYQSWISDVIKRNLPGFITYLP is encoded by the exons ATGTTGAAGTTGGGGTGTGTGGTTGTGACcctgctcttttttgtaaaag GCTCACTTTCACAGCAGGATG TATGTGGTCTTGCACCTTTGAATAACCATATTGTGGGGGGAGAGAATGCCGAAGAAGGGCTGTGGCCCTGGCAGGCTAGTTTGCAAATCTTTGGCAACCATTTCTGTGGAGGAACCCTCATCAATGAAAAATGGGTTCTGACAGCCGCACACTGTTTCTCCAG TTATCAGACACTTGGCCTGAAGGTCTATTTGGGAAAGAAGACTCTAGAGAGCTCCGATCCACATGAGATCTCTGTAGATGTTTTAAAGGTCGTTATTCACCCTAACTACAATAGGTTCACCCTCAACAATGACATTGCCTTGCTGCATCTGAAAAAAGCTGTGACCTTCACAGACTACATTAGACCAGTGTGTCTGGCCAGTCTAGAGAGTAATTATCCTCATGGCACCAGTTCCTGGGTCACAGGCTGGGGAAAACTTGCCTATGAAG ACAGTTTGCCTTCTAGTGTGCTGCAAGAGGCAGAGGTGCCTGTTGTTGATTCCCAGCAGTGTGATGCTCAGCTGGGACCTGGTCTTGTTACTGAAAATATGATATGTGCTGGATTTCAAGAAGGAGGCATAGGCCCATGCCAG GGGGATTCTGGAGGTCCTTTGGTGGTGAAGCAGGGTTCAGTCTGGGTTCAGGGTGGTATCACTAGCTGGGGTAAGGGCTGTGCTCTGCCTGAATTACCTGCTGTGTTTACTCGGGTGTCCCAGTACCAGTCCTGGATATCTGACGTCATCAAAAGGAACCTGCCTGGTTTTATTACATATTTACCGTAA